The following are from one region of the Etheostoma spectabile isolate EspeVRDwgs_2016 chromosome 2, UIUC_Espe_1.0, whole genome shotgun sequence genome:
- the palm3 gene encoding paralemmin-3 isoform X1 has product MDETEKYNQRLKAIAEKRRLQEEQDRARRDMEDEKLRLQQLKRKSLRDQWLMEGAPLSPTSQSPRSPLWGAQENEKLQSESPQSEEEEEKLNEQMKHGKTEAVKVAEAGAEMVVQNGENNAIGLDKVKTTQSARLDETAAVLTNGGGDLKADPNHNTTTTNGPVSASEGVISLTLEPELTLGVFEEEPGRLLNVNINGEEDEGTVVMRAECVIITDEGDDVLKDLAPQEDQKETMQSEETPRPNPEGSQDGGEAVEEVKRTEATPEAFTQPEKSEVTERIAEAPPATGDGDVQGGMKTNENGDRETKSEGQHRQWEDQTSVQVQSPATALEGTAVVLFPVYSKVQPSATLELEAEAALKTQDPAPLPGQFQEVPLADPQEIQRTEARLEEKEPLLLQAKAPDTQAKPAAAACTETHSPTRASQGEETQAPKHKTCQCCSVM; this is encoded by the exons GAGAAGCGTCGGCTGCAGGAGGAGCAGGACAGAGCCAGGAGAGACATGGAGGATGAGAAGCTCAGACTACAGCAACTCAAG AGGAAGTCTCTGAGGGACCAGTGGCTAATGGAGGGAGCTCCCTTGTCCCCGACCTCCCAGAGCCCCCGCTCCCCCCTTTGGGGCGCCCAGGAAAATGAAAa GTTGCAGTCAGAGAGTCCGCAGtcggaagaggaggaagagaagctGAATGAACAGATGAAGCATGGCAAAACA GAGGCAGTGAAAGTGGCTGAAGCTGGAGCAG aaaTGGTTGTGCAGAATGGAGAAAACAATGCAATAGGATTGG ATAAAGTAAAGACAACCCAAAGCGCACGACTGGATGAAACCGCAGCTGTCCTTACCAATGGTGGAGGAGACTTAAAAGCAGACCCCAATCACAACACTACCACCACCAACGGACCAGTTTCAGCCTCTGAGGGTGTTATTAGCCTGACATTGGAGCCTGAGTTAACCCTGGGTGTTTTTGAGGAAGAGCCTGGTCGGCTtctaaatgtcaacattaatgGGGAGGAGGACGAAGGGACTGTGGTGATGAGAGCAGAATGTGTGATCATCACAGATGAAGGGGATGATGTACTTAAGGATCTTGCACCACAGGAAGATCAGAAGGAGACCATGCAGTCAGAGGAAACCCCTCGGCCAAATCCAGAAGGAAGCCAAGATGGAGGGGAGGCTGTGGAGGAGGTAAAAAGAACAGAAGCCACTCCAGAAGCTTTCACACAACCAGAGAAGAGTGAGGTAACTGAACGCATTGCGGAGGCACCGCCAGCAACTGGAGATGGAGATGTGCAGGGTGGCATGAAGACCAACGAAAATGGAGATCGAGAAACGAAAAGTGAAGGACAGCACAGACAATGGGAAGACCAAACCTCTGTGCAGGTGCAGTCCCCAGCCACTGCTCTAGAGGGCACTGCAGtggttttgtttccagtctacTCTAAGGTGCAACCCTCCGCCACCCTCGAGCTAGAGGCTGAGGCAGCATTAAAAACCCAAGACCCTGCCCCTCTGCCTGGCCAATTCCAGGAG GTGCCCCTGGCCGATCCCCAGGAGATCCAGAGGACAGAAGCAAGGCTGGAGGAGAAGGAGCCCCTTCTGTTGCAGGCCAAAGCCCCCGACACCCAAGCAAAGCCAGCAGCAGCTGCctgcacagagacacacagccCGACCAGGGCTAGCCAGGGAGAGGAGACCCAGGCACCCAAACACAAAACCTGCCAGTGCTGCTCTGTTATGTAA
- the palm3 gene encoding paralemmin-3 isoform X2: MDETEKYNQRLKAIAEKRRLQEEQDRARRDMEDEKLRLQQLKRKSLRDQWLMEGAPLSPTSQSPRSPLWGAQENEKLQSESPQSEEEEEKLNEQMKHGKTEAVKVAEAGAEMVVQNGENNAIGLVKTTQSARLDETAAVLTNGGGDLKADPNHNTTTTNGPVSASEGVISLTLEPELTLGVFEEEPGRLLNVNINGEEDEGTVVMRAECVIITDEGDDVLKDLAPQEDQKETMQSEETPRPNPEGSQDGGEAVEEVKRTEATPEAFTQPEKSEVTERIAEAPPATGDGDVQGGMKTNENGDRETKSEGQHRQWEDQTSVQVQSPATALEGTAVVLFPVYSKVQPSATLELEAEAALKTQDPAPLPGQFQEVPLADPQEIQRTEARLEEKEPLLLQAKAPDTQAKPAAAACTETHSPTRASQGEETQAPKHKTCQCCSVM; the protein is encoded by the exons GAGAAGCGTCGGCTGCAGGAGGAGCAGGACAGAGCCAGGAGAGACATGGAGGATGAGAAGCTCAGACTACAGCAACTCAAG AGGAAGTCTCTGAGGGACCAGTGGCTAATGGAGGGAGCTCCCTTGTCCCCGACCTCCCAGAGCCCCCGCTCCCCCCTTTGGGGCGCCCAGGAAAATGAAAa GTTGCAGTCAGAGAGTCCGCAGtcggaagaggaggaagagaagctGAATGAACAGATGAAGCATGGCAAAACA GAGGCAGTGAAAGTGGCTGAAGCTGGAGCAG aaaTGGTTGTGCAGAATGGAGAAAACAATGCAATAGGATTGG TAAAGACAACCCAAAGCGCACGACTGGATGAAACCGCAGCTGTCCTTACCAATGGTGGAGGAGACTTAAAAGCAGACCCCAATCACAACACTACCACCACCAACGGACCAGTTTCAGCCTCTGAGGGTGTTATTAGCCTGACATTGGAGCCTGAGTTAACCCTGGGTGTTTTTGAGGAAGAGCCTGGTCGGCTtctaaatgtcaacattaatgGGGAGGAGGACGAAGGGACTGTGGTGATGAGAGCAGAATGTGTGATCATCACAGATGAAGGGGATGATGTACTTAAGGATCTTGCACCACAGGAAGATCAGAAGGAGACCATGCAGTCAGAGGAAACCCCTCGGCCAAATCCAGAAGGAAGCCAAGATGGAGGGGAGGCTGTGGAGGAGGTAAAAAGAACAGAAGCCACTCCAGAAGCTTTCACACAACCAGAGAAGAGTGAGGTAACTGAACGCATTGCGGAGGCACCGCCAGCAACTGGAGATGGAGATGTGCAGGGTGGCATGAAGACCAACGAAAATGGAGATCGAGAAACGAAAAGTGAAGGACAGCACAGACAATGGGAAGACCAAACCTCTGTGCAGGTGCAGTCCCCAGCCACTGCTCTAGAGGGCACTGCAGtggttttgtttccagtctacTCTAAGGTGCAACCCTCCGCCACCCTCGAGCTAGAGGCTGAGGCAGCATTAAAAACCCAAGACCCTGCCCCTCTGCCTGGCCAATTCCAGGAG GTGCCCCTGGCCGATCCCCAGGAGATCCAGAGGACAGAAGCAAGGCTGGAGGAGAAGGAGCCCCTTCTGTTGCAGGCCAAAGCCCCCGACACCCAAGCAAAGCCAGCAGCAGCTGCctgcacagagacacacagccCGACCAGGGCTAGCCAGGGAGAGGAGACCCAGGCACCCAAACACAAAACCTGCCAGTGCTGCTCTGTTATGTAA